CCCGGCATCCGCAATCAGCTTGAGCCGAAGCCAGAGCGTGCGCTCGACCCCTTCCTGCCCGGGGTTGGCATGGGCGGGGGCACGGTTCGTTGCCGTCTTGAAGCGCTGGTTGCCCCAGCCGCCATTGCCGCCCTTGGCCAGAAGCACGCGTTGTCCCGGCACGGTCAGATCGGCGATCACCGTTTCCTCGTCCTCGTCGATGATCTCGGTGCCGACGGGAACCTTGAGGACGATGTCCTCGCCATCCTTGCCCGTGCATTGGCTGCCCATGCCGTGCTGGCCGGACTGGGCAAAGAAATGCTGCTGATAGCGGAAATCGATCAGCGTGTTCAGCCCCTCGACCGCCTCGGCATAGACCGAGCCGCCCTTGCCGCCATCGCCGCCATCTGGGCCACCGAATTCGACGAATTTCTCGCGCCGGAAGCTGACGCAGCCGCCGCCGCCGCCGCCCGAGCGGATATAGACTTTCGCTAGGTCGAGAAATTTCATCGCAGTCGCCCCTTTCGCAATGCGCCTGATTACGCGCGCGCGCGCCAATCTGCAAGCGAAGCATGGGGGCTCTGCCCCCAAACCCCCGGGATATTTGCAGCAAGATGAAGGGCCGTGCTTTCATCTTGCCTCAAATATCCCGGGTGGGGTTCGGGGGAAGGGCAGCGCCCTCCCCGCCCTTGTCAGCCTGCGCAGGCGGCGTCAAAGGCGGCGCGGCTCAGTTTCAGTTCCACATGCGGCAGGATCGCATCGAGCGCGAGCGACGGGACACGAGAGCGGCCGATCTCGCGAAAACCGAGCTTCGCCAGCACGCGGGCCGAACGGGCATTGCCCTCGAAATAGCCCGCGCGCACCGGCTCGGCGGCGGCAGAACGGAAATGCGCCGCCAGAACCGCCCGGGCGGCCTCGCTGGCAAAGCCCTGCCCCCAGGCCGGACGCGCCAGCCAATAGCCGAACTGGCCCTGCAGCCCGATCATGCCAAGAAACGCATCGTCGCGGCAGATCACCCAGCGCGCCGCGGGCACGGGATCGGCCAGAAAGGCGCGGAAATCCCCGGCCCCATAGGGCCAGGGCACGGGGGCAAGCCAGCGCACCACTTCGAAATCCGAGAGCGCCGCGACACAGGCGGCCTCATCCTCGGCCGCAAGCGGGCGCAGCGCCAGCCGGTCAGTTGCCAGATGCGCGGGCAGGCTCACCCGAGTTTCTTGACATAGGTCCAGGTCGGCACGCGCGCATTGCGCGCCAGCGACCAGGCCTCGGCATCGCCCAGATAGGCAAAGCCGTTATGGGTCAGGACCCGGGCCGAGCCGGGGCTGTCCTGGAAAACCTCGGCGATCAGCGTGCGGGCGCGATGCGGATTG
This DNA window, taken from Rhodobacter capsulatus SB 1003, encodes the following:
- a CDS encoding GNAT family N-acetyltransferase produces the protein MSLPAHLATDRLALRPLAAEDEAACVAALSDFEVVRWLAPVPWPYGAGDFRAFLADPVPAARWVICRDDAFLGMIGLQGQFGYWLARPAWGQGFASEAARAVLAAHFRSAAAEPVRAGYFEGNARSARVLAKLGFREIGRSRVPSLALDAILPHVELKLSRAAFDAACAG